One part of the Paroedura picta isolate Pp20150507F chromosome 5, Ppicta_v3.0, whole genome shotgun sequence genome encodes these proteins:
- the LOC143837061 gene encoding chemerin-like receptor 1, whose translation MEANLTALWPTGASWLTPPKGKTDASDIVDMVQAFFYSVVFLLGSLGNGAVIAITVRQASCVVNCIFFLNLALADFLFSISRIVPLMKNAFYKGNWPFGSFLCKANSFTKYLNMFCSVFLLAAISMDRAASVLYPVWSRNRRGPRLAWLSAFGAWSAATAASLPFYVYRTVIFDSKRNETKCSLALGDGESVKWVLYLLRLVCGFLAPFVIIVACYGVIAVKVKQRQATIRSKKPFKVILLIVITFFLCWAPYHLFLLLKLKGYKGQAVSIGLPLASCLAYLNSCTNPILYFFMGLDFRREINRLNLAGAFRRTLLEGTVHSLGGLSGRKKEAADSVDELGCSTIAHELA comes from the coding sequence ATGGAGGCCAACCTCACTGCCCTGTGGCCTACTGGTGCCTCTTGGTTGACGCCCCCTAAAGGCAAAACTGATGCAAGCGACATCGTGGACATGGTTCAGGCCTTCTTCTACAGCGTGGTCTTCCTCCTTGGTTCCCTTGGCAACGGAGCCGTGATCGCCATCACAGTCCGCCAGGCCTCTTGCGTCGTCAACTGCATCTTTTTCCTCAACCTAGCCTTGGCGGACTTCCTGTTCTCCATCAGCCGGATCGTGCCCCTGATGAAGAACGCTTTCTACAAAGGCAACTGGCCCTTCGGGAGCTTCCTGTGCAAAGCCAACAGCTTCACCAAGTACCTCAACATGTTCTGCAGCGTCTTCCTCTTGGCGGCCATCAGCATGGACCGGGCCGCCTCTGTGCTCTACCCGGTGTGGTCCCGAAATCGCCGCGGCCCTCGCTTGGCGTGGCTGTCCGCCTTCGGCGCTTGGTCGGCGGCCACCGCAGCCAGCCTCCCTTTTTACGTCTATCGAACTGTGATCTTTGATTCCAAGCGCAATGAGACAAAATGCTCCCTTGCCCTGGGGGATGGGGAGAGTGTGAAGTGGGTCTTATATCTGCTGAGGCTGGTCTGTGGGTTCTTGGCCCCCTTTGTCATCATTGTGGCTTGCTACGGGGTGATTGCAGTGAAGGTGAAGCAACGCCAAGCCACCATTCGCTCCAAGAAGCCCTTCAAGGTCATCCTGTTGATTGTCATAACGTTCTTCCTCTGCTGGGCACCCTACCATCTCTTCCTCTTGCTCAAACTGAAGGGCTACAAAGGCCAGGCAGTCTCCATCGGCCTTCCTCTCGCTTCGTGTCTGGCTTACCTGAACAGCTGCACCAACCCCATCCTCTACTTCTTCATGGGCCTGGACTTCCGCCGAGAAATAAACCGCTTGAACCTGGCCGGGGCCTTCAGACGGACTTTGCTTGAAGGGACTGTCCACTCTCTGGGGGGGCTTTCTGGTCGCAAGAAAGAAGCGGCTGATTCAGTTGATGAACTGGGCTGCTCCACCATAGCCCACGAGCTGGCCTAA